In a single window of the Nodularia spumigena CCY9414 genome:
- a CDS encoding phenylacetate--CoA ligase family protein, with the protein MKDKSQTTRAIKAFEDFVSTPLETLLQQHQKIPSQSTALNLFHAVATNVPAYKAFLAAQEIDPTAIQTFADFQKLPVINKENYISRYPLAQLCRYGKLEACDMIAASSGSTGKPTFWPRFFTDELQIATRFEQIFHDSFHADIRRTLAIICFSLGTWVGGMFTTNCCRYLASKGYPLTVITPGNNKAEILRIVQEIGADFEQVVLLGYPPFLKDVIDTGTARGVEWQQYQIKLVMAGEVFSEEWRSLVGERIGAQNPCYDFASLYGTADAGVLGNETPLSICIRRFLAEHPDAAKALFGESRLPTLLQYDPSSRLFEVEDNTLLFSGDNGVPLIRYNIMDTGGIISYDTMLEFLAEWGFDPVANLRSQTQELPRGIHPLPFVYVFGRSNFTVSYFGANIYPENVTVGLEQGGITEWVTGKFVLQVKEDADKNRFLSIVVELAPGVEGGEEQRQAITSSILSQLLRLNSEFANYVPSEYQTPQVTLASMGDSEYFPIGVKHRYTRR; encoded by the coding sequence ATGAAAGACAAATCACAAACAACGCGAGCTATTAAGGCATTTGAAGATTTTGTCTCTACTCCCTTAGAAACATTACTACAACAACATCAAAAAATTCCCAGCCAATCAACAGCCTTAAATTTATTTCATGCTGTAGCTACCAATGTACCTGCTTACAAAGCTTTTTTAGCAGCACAAGAAATTGATCCCACCGCTATCCAAACATTTGCAGACTTTCAGAAACTACCAGTAATTAACAAAGAAAATTATATATCCCGTTATCCTTTAGCCCAATTGTGCCGTTACGGAAAGTTAGAAGCCTGCGATATGATAGCAGCTTCCTCTGGTTCCACAGGTAAACCCACATTTTGGCCGCGGTTCTTCACTGATGAACTGCAAATTGCTACAAGATTTGAACAGATTTTCCATGATAGTTTTCATGCAGATATTAGACGTACCCTAGCTATAATTTGTTTCTCATTAGGCACTTGGGTAGGTGGAATGTTCACCACCAATTGCTGTCGCTATCTTGCCAGTAAAGGGTATCCTCTGACTGTAATTACCCCCGGTAATAATAAAGCAGAAATTTTGCGGATTGTACAGGAAATCGGTGCAGATTTTGAGCAAGTCGTATTACTCGGATATCCGCCATTTCTCAAAGATGTGATTGATACTGGTACTGCCCGTGGTGTGGAGTGGCAACAATATCAGATTAAATTAGTAATGGCGGGAGAGGTATTTAGTGAAGAATGGCGGAGTTTGGTGGGTGAGAGAATTGGGGCGCAAAATCCCTGCTACGACTTTGCTTCACTTTACGGTACTGCGGACGCAGGTGTTTTGGGCAATGAAACACCCTTGAGTATCTGCATTCGTCGTTTTTTGGCAGAACATCCAGATGCAGCTAAAGCTTTATTTGGCGAATCTCGTTTACCTACATTATTACAATACGACCCCAGTAGTCGCTTGTTTGAAGTTGAAGATAATACATTGCTATTTTCAGGAGATAATGGTGTTCCCTTAATCCGCTATAACATCATGGATACTGGGGGAATCATTAGTTACGATACCATGCTTGAGTTCTTGGCTGAGTGGGGATTTGATCCTGTGGCAAATCTGCGTTCTCAGACTCAGGAGTTACCCAGAGGAATTCATCCCTTACCTTTTGTCTATGTTTTCGGACGCTCTAACTTTACAGTTTCCTACTTTGGCGCGAATATTTATCCCGAAAATGTCACAGTGGGATTAGAACAAGGCGGAATTACAGAATGGGTGACAGGGAAGTTCGTGTTACAGGTGAAAGAAGATGCAGATAAAAACCGCTTTTTATCTATAGTTGTGGAGTTAGCGCCAGGGGTAGAAGGTGGTGAAGAGCAGCGACAAGCCATTACATCCTCAATTCTTTCCCAACTGTTGCGCCTCAACAGCGAGTTTGCTAATTATGTTCCTTCAGAATATCAAACCCCACAAGTTACATTAGCTTCAATGGGTGATTCTGAATATTTCCCCATTGGCGTGAAACATCGTTATACACGCCGATAG
- a CDS encoding serine/threonine-protein kinase — protein sequence MQVYCSQQHTNIGGNRFCIHCGEPLPLALGTVVDNRYRIIRQLGQGGFGRTYLAEDNHKSQQTCVLKEFAPQVQAQQDLDKAKELFEREANVLKTLQHPQIPRFHASLQVQIGSKDFFFLVQDYIDGINYDQLLEQRQSQGTAFSEGEIITLLEQILPVLSYIHSGDVVHRDISPDNLIWRRSDHMPMLIDFGGVKQLPAAQGFWLTHLGGNNTLLGKKGYAPEEQLRQGKVFFNSDLYSLAVTVLVLLTGKEPQKLYDSYQGIWYWGKEIRVSSNFESVLKKMLAYKPSDRYERADQILQDLSSNTTATPQNTYVTKLKTMVVAPGRKRANAIASKFHNQTQIISKNITLPVWMRPFVISLGGTALVVLTGAGTWAVVNSIIRSVSSITVPSISLPEIPALPNPLGRPVSDRGSNDISQILQRRQQLEVPETFFIQFVDNLFYAQKPELNGRRLTAGQNDAELRDEWGGIAGELLTQIERANLSTAARRQLGGYSSENERIWRQEARAGQWRNYTIDQLKKDTNEKFDQLFPGQDRGKLNQQTFGQLWYAIAADQVSKVKIK from the coding sequence ATGCAGGTATATTGCAGTCAACAACACACAAACATCGGTGGGAACCGTTTTTGTATTCACTGTGGTGAGCCATTACCTCTGGCTTTAGGTACGGTTGTAGATAATCGTTATCGCATTATCCGTCAATTAGGTCAAGGTGGTTTTGGGCGGACTTATTTGGCGGAAGATAACCATAAATCCCAGCAAACCTGTGTGTTGAAGGAATTCGCTCCCCAAGTGCAAGCACAGCAGGATTTAGACAAAGCTAAAGAATTATTTGAGCGGGAAGCTAATGTTCTCAAAACACTCCAACATCCCCAAATTCCCCGTTTTCACGCTTCGTTACAGGTGCAGATAGGAAGTAAAGATTTTTTCTTTTTAGTGCAGGATTATATAGATGGTATTAATTATGACCAATTGTTAGAGCAGCGCCAAAGTCAAGGAACAGCTTTTAGCGAAGGGGAAATAATCACTTTATTGGAACAAATTTTACCTGTGTTGTCTTATATCCACTCAGGAGATGTGGTTCATCGTGATATTTCTCCTGATAATTTAATTTGGCGACGTTCTGATCATATGCCGATGCTGATTGATTTTGGTGGGGTGAAGCAATTACCGGCGGCTCAAGGTTTTTGGTTGACTCATTTGGGTGGTAATAACACTTTGCTAGGTAAAAAGGGCTACGCACCAGAGGAACAGCTACGACAAGGTAAAGTTTTTTTTAATAGCGATTTATATTCTTTGGCGGTTACAGTTTTAGTGTTGCTGACAGGTAAGGAACCTCAAAAACTCTATGACAGCTATCAGGGAATTTGGTACTGGGGAAAGGAAATTAGAGTCAGTAGTAATTTTGAGTCTGTGTTAAAAAAAATGCTTGCTTATAAGCCGAGCGATCGCTATGAAAGAGCAGACCAAATACTGCAAGATTTATCTTCTAACACTACCGCCACACCCCAAAATACATACGTTACCAAGCTGAAAACAATGGTGGTTGCTCCTGGCAGAAAACGCGCCAATGCTATTGCCAGTAAATTCCACAATCAAACGCAAATAATTAGTAAAAATATTACTCTACCAGTTTGGATGCGCCCTTTTGTGATCAGTCTTGGGGGAACAGCTTTAGTGGTTTTAACTGGCGCTGGTACTTGGGCTGTGGTAAATTCAATCATTCGTAGCGTCTCTTCAATTACCGTACCCTCAATTTCCCTACCTGAAATCCCTGCTTTACCCAATCCTTTGGGGAGGCCAGTCAGTGACAGAGGTTCTAATGACATCAGCCAAATTTTACAACGTCGCCAACAGCTAGAAGTCCCAGAGACATTTTTTATCCAGTTTGTGGATAATTTATTTTATGCTCAAAAACCAGAGTTAAATGGACGCAGACTGACTGCGGGGCAAAACGACGCTGAATTAAGGGATGAATGGGGGGGGATAGCAGGGGAGTTATTAACTCAAATAGAACGGGCTAATCTGAGTACAGCAGCTCGTCGGCAATTGGGAGGATATAGTTCAGAAAATGAGAGAATTTGGAGACAAGAAGCTAGAGCCGGACAATGGAGGAATTATACGATAGACCAACTGAAAAAAGATACAAATGAAAAATTTGATCAGTTGTTTCCAGGACAAGACCGTGGGAAACTGAATCAGCAAACTTTCGGTCAATTGTGGTATGCGATCGCAGCTGATCAAGTCAGCAAGGTAAAAATCAAATAA
- a CDS encoding serine/threonine-protein kinase, producing MYINNSIQPGLTLSDRYVIIRQIGQGGFGRTYLAQDTNRFREPCVLKEFSPQVQTDYVVQKAEELFEREASVLYKLQHPQIPRFRELLRINLEGKKYLFLVQDYVEGQTYSSLLDARKQQGLRFTEWEVRQLLLQILPVLEYIHSMGVIHRDISPDNLILRTIDQLPILIDFGGVKQVAATVASEYYQPEQYASRPSPTLLGKVGFAPPEQMQTGLVSTHSDLYSLAVTMLVLLTGKQPQQLIDNYNLTWQWRKEVSLNPALGQILDKMLSPRPGDRYQSARHVLQALNQPPASYPPTQYPTTPPPTSATVAVSPPPPAPPSSPSPSSTYPSSPPPTSWLTPVTGLVAVLLVVGTVGGIWWGFGNGDRNPGEVQPTPTPTVEQPTDSSDKFSAAERQRKQRLENRREQLGIDLRFYVNLVNQVFWNNNPSLRGSTVSDEPQDESLRAEWDKTAAQLLEKLAPLSSRARRQLGTYAAAERERWRVEVNQINVSSTSLYDLGDAAFFNTFPEQRSQDFLNQPIGQVWHGFVSDKLNALRSRTAFQKIIFDSGATSKTVSGNLQEAVHPAGGKVFIANLAQNQLMTVKLQANSQVLLSVYSPSGQVKFLEDSTERNLSAKLPESGFYEFVITSTASEPLSYQLSIAAENPTPEPTPEPTPEPTPEPTPEPTPEPTPEPTPTPTPTPTPTPTPTPTPTPTPTETPTPTDIQSN from the coding sequence ATGTATATAAATAATAGTATTCAACCGGGTCTAACTTTAAGCGATCGCTATGTAATTATCCGTCAAATTGGTCAAGGTGGTTTTGGACGGACTTATTTAGCCCAAGACACTAACCGCTTTCGTGAACCTTGTGTTTTAAAGGAATTTTCCCCTCAAGTTCAAACCGACTATGTTGTGCAAAAAGCCGAAGAATTATTTGAGCGAGAAGCCAGCGTTCTCTACAAGCTGCAACATCCCCAAATTCCCCGCTTTCGGGAACTGCTGCGAATTAACTTAGAAGGTAAAAAATACCTGTTTTTGGTGCAGGATTATGTCGAAGGACAAACTTACAGTTCCTTATTAGATGCGCGTAAACAGCAAGGGTTGCGTTTTACTGAGTGGGAAGTTAGGCAATTATTACTACAAATTCTCCCAGTTTTGGAATATATCCACTCAATGGGGGTAATTCATCGGGATATTTCACCAGATAATTTAATTCTTCGCACCATTGACCAATTACCCATATTAATTGATTTTGGCGGTGTAAAACAGGTAGCTGCAACGGTGGCTTCGGAATATTACCAACCGGAACAATATGCATCTCGTCCATCACCCACCTTACTAGGTAAAGTCGGATTCGCACCTCCAGAACAGATGCAAACGGGTTTGGTGTCTACTCACAGCGACTTGTATTCCTTGGCTGTGACAATGCTAGTTTTATTAACAGGTAAACAGCCGCAACAACTAATTGATAATTATAATCTGACTTGGCAATGGCGAAAAGAAGTGAGTCTGAATCCGGCTTTGGGACAGATATTGGATAAAATGTTGTCTCCCAGACCAGGCGATCGCTATCAATCAGCGCGTCACGTATTGCAAGCCCTCAACCAGCCACCAGCCAGCTATCCCCCAACGCAATATCCCACCACCCCACCCCCAACATCGGCCACAGTTGCGGTTTCTCCACCGCCTCCAGCGCCTCCATCTTCCCCATCGCCATCGTCCACATATCCCTCATCACCGCCCCCAACATCCTGGTTGACACCAGTAACAGGCCTGGTAGCAGTACTGTTAGTTGTGGGTACTGTGGGCGGAATTTGGTGGGGATTCGGTAATGGCGATCGCAATCCTGGAGAAGTTCAACCCACACCCACCCCCACAGTTGAGCAACCGACTGATTCCTCAGATAAATTTTCCGCAGCAGAACGTCAGCGCAAACAAAGATTAGAAAATCGCCGTGAACAATTGGGTATTGACTTGAGATTTTACGTCAACTTGGTAAATCAAGTCTTTTGGAACAATAACCCCAGTTTACGGGGAAGCACTGTCAGCGATGAACCCCAAGATGAGAGTTTGCGGGCAGAATGGGATAAAACAGCCGCCCAATTACTAGAAAAACTGGCTCCATTGAGTAGTAGGGCGCGGCGACAATTGGGTACTTACGCAGCAGCAGAACGCGAACGGTGGCGAGTTGAAGTTAACCAAATCAATGTTAGTAGTACTTCTTTATATGATTTAGGTGACGCTGCCTTTTTCAACACATTTCCGGAACAGCGAAGCCAAGATTTTCTGAATCAACCCATTGGGCAAGTTTGGCACGGCTTTGTTAGCGATAAACTCAATGCTTTGCGATCGCGTACCGCTTTCCAAAAAATTATATTTGATTCAGGTGCTACCAGTAAAACAGTGAGTGGCAATTTGCAAGAGGCTGTTCACCCGGCTGGTGGGAAAGTTTTCATTGCTAACTTGGCGCAGAATCAATTGATGACAGTGAAGCTACAAGCAAATTCTCAAGTTTTGCTCTCGGTTTATTCTCCTTCTGGACAAGTCAAATTTTTAGAAGATTCTACAGAACGTAATTTATCAGCTAAATTACCAGAATCGGGATTTTATGAGTTTGTGATTACTTCCACTGCATCAGAACCACTCAGTTATCAACTCAGCATTGCGGCGGAAAATCCCACACCAGAACCTACACCAGAACCTACACCAGAACCTACACCAGAACCTACACCAGAACCTACACCAGAACCTACGCCAGAACCTACACCCACACCCACACCTACACCCACACCCACACCTACACCCACACCCACACCTACACCCACACCCACAGAAACCCCAACACCTACTGATATTCAATCCAACTAA
- a CDS encoding type II toxin-antitoxin system HicA family toxin, with translation MPRKIRELKAQIAREGFKYLPKRGKGSHERWRHPLLRKTLTIPGKDGDDVPLYLEKQLDKLLTELEVLKEEGENL, from the coding sequence ATGCCCAGAAAAATTCGAGAGTTGAAAGCTCAGATTGCACGTGAAGGATTCAAGTACTTACCCAAGCGTGGCAAGGGCAGTCATGAGCGTTGGCGGCATCCTTTGCTGAGAAAAACACTGACAATCCCCGGCAAGGATGGAGATGATGTCCCACTCTACCTAGAAAAACAACTAGACAAGTTACTCACTGAACTAGAAGTGTTAAAAGAGGAGGGCGAAAATTTATGA
- a CDS encoding type II toxin-antitoxin system HicB family antitoxin, which yields MSRYSMIIQWSDEDQLFLVTIPEFSDLVVMPCTHGKTREEAIHNGEEVIEMYLEAWQAEGEPIPEPITLQVA from the coding sequence ATGAGTCGATATAGCATGATTATTCAATGGTCTGATGAAGATCAGCTTTTCCTAGTGACAATCCCAGAATTTTCTGATCTAGTTGTGATGCCTTGTACTCACGGAAAAACCCGTGAAGAAGCAATTCACAACGGTGAAGAAGTTATTGAAATGTACTTAGAAGCTTGGCAAGCAGAAGGTGAGCCTATACCTGAACCTATAACGCTTCAAGTTGCCTGA
- a CDS encoding phosphoglycerate kinase codes for MSKKTLANLSAADISGKRALVRVDFNVPVDDNGNITDDTRIRAALPTIQDLMEKGAKVILASHFGRPKGVDDKLRLTPVAQRLSELLGQEVVKTDDCIGDAVTAQVGALQNGQVLLLENVRFYKEEEKNDPEFAKKLAANADFYVNDAFGTAHRAHASTEGVTHYLSPSVGGYLIEKELQYLQSAIENPQRPLAAIIGGSKVSSKIGVIETLLDKCDKLIIGGGMIFTFYKARGLSVGKSLVEEDKLELAKTLEAKAKERGVALLLPTDIVSADKFAPDANATTVSIENIPADGMGLDIGPDSIKVFQAALADCKTVIWNGPMGVFEFDKFAAGTEAIAHTLAEIGKTGTTTIIGGGDSVAAVEKVGLADQMSHISTGGGASLELLEGKTLPGIAALDEA; via the coding sequence ATGTCCAAAAAAACTTTAGCAAATTTATCTGCTGCTGATATCTCAGGTAAACGCGCCTTAGTTCGAGTTGATTTTAACGTGCCTGTGGATGACAACGGTAACATCACAGACGATACTCGCATTCGCGCTGCACTGCCCACCATTCAGGATTTGATGGAAAAAGGAGCTAAAGTAATTTTAGCTAGCCATTTTGGTCGTCCCAAGGGTGTAGATGATAAGTTGCGTTTGACCCCAGTTGCTCAACGTCTCTCGGAATTGCTCGGTCAAGAAGTCGTCAAAACTGATGACTGTATCGGCGATGCAGTTACTGCCCAAGTTGGTGCTTTACAAAATGGACAAGTTCTGCTGTTAGAAAATGTCCGATTCTACAAAGAAGAAGAGAAAAACGACCCAGAATTTGCGAAGAAATTGGCAGCTAATGCTGATTTTTATGTAAACGATGCTTTTGGGACTGCACACCGCGCCCATGCTTCCACTGAAGGTGTAACTCATTATTTGAGTCCTTCTGTGGGTGGATATTTGATTGAGAAGGAATTGCAGTATCTGCAAAGCGCCATTGAAAATCCCCAACGTCCTTTAGCTGCGATTATTGGCGGTTCTAAAGTTTCCAGCAAAATCGGTGTGATTGAAACACTGCTAGATAAGTGCGACAAGCTAATCATTGGCGGTGGAATGATTTTCACCTTCTACAAAGCTCGCGGTTTGAGTGTTGGTAAGTCTTTGGTGGAAGAAGACAAACTAGAACTAGCCAAGACTTTGGAAGCTAAAGCCAAAGAACGTGGTGTGGCTTTACTGTTACCCACAGATATCGTTTCAGCCGATAAGTTTGCCCCCGATGCCAATGCTACCACTGTCAGCATTGAAAATATTCCTGCTGATGGCATGGGTTTGGATATTGGTCCCGATTCGATCAAAGTGTTCCAAGCAGCTTTGGCTGATTGCAAAACCGTGATTTGGAACGGCCCAATGGGTGTATTTGAGTTTGATAAATTTGCCGCAGGTACTGAAGCGATCGCTCATACTCTGGCGGAAATCGGTAAAACTGGTACAACCACGATCATCGGTGGTGGTGACTCCGTAGCGGCTGTGGAAAAGGTCGGTTTAGCTGACCAAATGAGCCACATTTCTACTGGTGGTGGCGCAAGTTTGGAACTGCTCGAAGGTAAAACCTTACCTGGAATTGCTGCTTTAGACGAAGCGTAA
- a CDS encoding universal stress protein, translating into MFKTVLFPIDQSREAREAADVVTNVVQKYGSRLVLLSVVEESPADAPSADPMVSSEVVAKLLENAQSLFSGQGIQAEILEREGKPAFTICDVADDIGADLIIMGCRGLGLTEEGAGDSVTTRVINLSPCPVLIVP; encoded by the coding sequence ATGTTTAAAACAGTCCTATTTCCAATTGATCAAAGCCGGGAAGCGCGGGAAGCTGCTGACGTTGTTACCAATGTTGTGCAGAAGTATGGTAGTCGCTTGGTATTGCTGTCTGTGGTGGAAGAATCGCCCGCAGATGCGCCTAGTGCAGATCCAATGGTGTCATCAGAGGTTGTGGCTAAACTGCTGGAAAATGCCCAATCTTTGTTTTCTGGACAAGGAATTCAAGCTGAGATTCTCGAAAGAGAGGGCAAACCAGCGTTTACTATCTGTGATGTTGCTGATGACATTGGGGCAGATTTAATTATCATGGGCTGTAGAGGGTTAGGTTTGACTGAAGAGGGAGCAGGTGATAGCGTCACCACGCGTGTAATTAATCTTTCGCCTTGCCCAGTGCTGATTGTGCCTTAA